The following coding sequences are from one Leptospira mayottensis 200901116 window:
- the gcvH gene encoding glycine cleavage system protein GcvH, whose translation MAETQAPEGYFFSEKHEWVKVEGDTALIGISDFAQSALGDIVFVDLPKPGKAVKQFETFGTIESVKAAEDLYAPVSGEVIESNSALSKNPGDVNAKPFDSWMIKVKGFSTSELEKLLSPEKYRALVAKLE comes from the coding sequence ATGGCAGAAACACAAGCACCCGAAGGTTATTTCTTCTCGGAAAAACACGAATGGGTAAAAGTAGAAGGAGACACGGCCCTTATCGGAATTTCAGACTTTGCTCAATCCGCTCTCGGTGATATTGTCTTTGTGGATCTTCCAAAACCAGGAAAGGCCGTTAAACAGTTTGAAACCTTTGGCACAATCGAATCGGTAAAAGCGGCGGAAGATTTATATGCGCCTGTCAGCGGAGAAGTAATCGAATCTAATTCGGCTCTTTCTAAAAACCCAGGCGACGTAAACGCAAAACCATTTGATTCTTGGATGATTAAGGTAAAAGGTTTCTCCACCTCCGAATTGGAGAAACTTTTGAGTCCAGAAAAATACAGAGCGCTCGTCGCCAAACTCGAATAA